One window of Kryptolebias marmoratus isolate JLee-2015 linkage group LG3, ASM164957v2, whole genome shotgun sequence genomic DNA carries:
- the LOC108230159 gene encoding LIM and calponin homology domains-containing protein 1 isoform X8, with the protein MASPAACGNFPSGAPPREPQEPPTHHPEPACLEAQKWIEAVTGKSFGDRDFRSALENGILLCELLSAIKPGLVKKINRLPTPIAGLDNLSVFLRGCEELGLKGSQLFDPGDLQDTSIRANLKDSDCSRKLKNVLNTVFWLGKAASGCASYSGPTLNLKEFEGLLAQMKVESEEGGDSLQQRSVRDSGYDCWDSERSESLSPPRHTRDNSLDSLDSFGSRSQQSPSPDVVNRGNSDGRCSDSEADASGRKPDVRKDDMLARRTASSESRCSVPFNQFLPNRTNASSYIPAPRRKQHTEEIEQRSHPRAAQEQSKRGGLHNKPPKTVTWAPENNGEKVKQVEDMEVLEQRRLQKLEKAGIKVLPAAVRYISPPITEEKEVKPVLPSIVLRSENDFLSSHKSAWDSPSDGEEDTEKRKVPDVLKDDLASRRVHRGPVVSRVHQFLPAPACTNKDRERWEDIRRASQRTLQERDISEKEAVPDIITRKDNPFLKEEEGEKEDEGEEGKDKVMPNKQNDDLARRRAQSKPLPHRDGPMSFVSSSMSPADMQKWERLKMTEPSEDRPAPVCQACLQRNYRSPFSGSAKARRGHSKVVTFGGVTEIEQPVDKVTSREGEEAELLRRLLSKATVAMPTIDLGSQLSERERSSHADEAEPCQSTPPPADLHPWTLRAPFSAAELDARLAQYEQRTEDEDEEEEEEERIPDLQKDDMMARRTGVFQKQTPAAVNPARFLPLPGSKKRCTPGEVTTDAAPRSKKQVQAERKKELGDRLDHLHPRVPRETPQAPELTAIQSTPHVAGEQDDSEDEYGENEPVPDLEKDDMMARRTRSFQKASEVKANQCFNQFLPVPGSVKHNISPAPAATQPRSWPKLEEDPHRDRVSRRVAFQLGNESVSMGDMGNEEEVVGHLPSLSQSRYERMQEQYNNFLEEEDHWQDDLARWKNRRRSASQELIKKEEERKRIEKRMKDKGGDGNKRKSIKTYKEIVEEKERREAELCDAYRNAATPEEAALVLQRYALRFTISDATLDSLKLPRSTLKPKQDLDRAEREHELASPDTDSEMLGQPHKPDLSVTINQKEEHAQPEDMETDPTHEEEKSSAISASSTAPDSSPSMETNSLNVPPESVHHQETRPTESPPAPRKQPTTEEPRAQTKDASPQTAQAQLQPERVIPSPPSAPSRPLPLLVAKPYCQPRSTTSGHKPVKLDGLVRVNGEATEDFPSPRDMLQENKDVSSERTERNDPPREAVEKPSAAEQPAPPQPEKSASFPGSAISSLIGGRNCIITTTIVTELTQTRVEPLHPDAQSKEQDGMAGLSDASADEKTPEPAASPSSNEEYSPTVTEGLEESGVTIETPMLNLAKRVNHWVWDPNEERKRVERWQQEQERLLQEQYQREQEKLKKEWEMAQLEVKEEERKHNEEERRILEETVAPLSPSGVLHQQAGHTNTVPSENSNTEGEHAPLQQNGQRISTGGEEQHASKLHFFQDSSCDGEPSKKQELWKTASLDRNPQLTQTQSVKRSESHNAVTSKQPSSPPAPQPPSPSWCVSGRRLCSGCSKPLGKGAAMIIDTLGLFFHIQCFKCGACRRQMGDATTGTDVRIRNGQLSCYECYIASRGRGQPTTL; encoded by the exons ATGGCTAGCCCCGCCGCGTGTGGAAATTTCCCGAGTGGTGCCCCACCGCGGGAGCCGCAGGAGCCGCCGACCCATCATCCCGAGCCAGCCTGCCTGGAGGCGCAGAAATGGATAGAG GCTGTAACGGGGAAGAGCTTCGGAGACAGGGACTTCCGCAGTGCGCTGGAGAACGGCATCCTGTTATGCGA GCTGCTGAGTGCAATCAAACCAGGGCTGGTCAAGAAGATCAACAGACTGCCCACCCCCATCGCCGGGCTG GACAACCTGTCAGTCTTCCTGCGGGGCTGTGAGGAGTTGGGCCTGAAGGGCTCCCAGCTGTTTGACCCGGGGGATTTACAGGACACATCTATACGCGCTAACCTCAA GGACTCTGACTGCAGCCGCAAACTAAAAAAT GTGCTGAACACGGTGTTCTGGCTCGGGAAGGCTGCCAGCGGCTGCGCCTCCTACAGCGGCCCCACTCTCAACCTCAAGGAGTTCGAAGGGCTTCTGGCTCAGATGAAGGTG GAGAGTGAGGAGGGAGGGGACAGTCTTCAGCAGCGCAGCGTTAGAGACAGTGGCTATGACTGCTGGGACTCGGAGAGGAGCGAGTCTCTCTCTCCACCACGGCACACTCGAGACAACTCCCTGGACAG CCTGGATTCTTTTGGCTCCCGCTCCCAGCAAAGTCCTTCTCCTGACGTAGTGAATCGAGGCAACAGCGACG GGCGATGCAGCGACTCGGAGGCTGATGCATCCGGCAGGAAGCCAGATGTGAGGAAGGATGACATGTTGGCCAGAAGGACTGCCAGCAGTGAATCAAGATGCTCCGTTCCCTTTAACCAGTTTCTTCCTAACCGAACCAACGCCAGCTCCTACATCCCTGCTCCGCGACGGAAACAACACACAGAAGAGATAGAGCAACGGAG CCACCCTCGAGCCGCTCAGGAGCAAAGCAAAAGAGGTGGACTGCACAACAAACCCCCCAAGACTGTCACTTGGGCGCCCGAGAACAATGGCgaaaaagtaaaacaggtagaggacatggaggtgttggagcagaggaggTTGCAGAAGCTGGAGAAGGCAGGAATTAAAGTACTTCCTGCTGCCGTTCGCTACATCAG CCCTCCAATAACGGAGGAAAAAGAAGTGAAGCCAGTGTTGCCGAGCATCGTCCTTCGCTCTGAAAACGACTTTCTAAGTTCTCACAAGTCTGCATGGGACTCCCCCTCTGATGGGGAAGAGGACACGGAGAAACGGAAAGTTCCAGACGTCCTTAAGGATGACCTGGCGTCCCGACGAGTTCACCGCGGTCCCGTCGTTTCCAGGGTCCATCAGTTCCTTCCTGCTCCTGCGTGCACCAACAAAGACCGTGAGCGCTGGGAGGACATCAGACGAGCCTCACAGCGAACTCTGCAGGAGAGGGACATCAG CGAGAAGGAAGCGGTCCCTGACATCATAACTCGCAAAGATAACCCCTTcttgaaggaggaggagggggaaaaggAGGATGAGGGAGAAGAGGGAAAGGATAAGGTGATGCCTAATAAGCAAAATGACGACCTGGCTCGTAGGCGGGCTCAGAGTAAGCCCCTCCCTCACAGGGACGGCCCAATGAGCTTTGTTTCATCCTCCATGAGCCCGGCTGATATGCAGAAGTGGGAGAGACTCAAGATGACAGAACCAAG TGAGGATAGGCCAGCGCCTGTGTGTCAGGCTTGTCTGCAGAGAAATTATAGGAGCCCTTTCAGCGGATCAGCAAAGGCTCGACGAGGTCACAGCAAAGTTGTGACCTTTGGGGGCGTGACTGAGATCGAGCAGCCTGTAGACAAAGTCACGTCAAGGGAAGGGGAGGAGGCAGAGCTGCTTAGACGGCTCCTTTCCAAGGCAACAGTAGCCATGCCTACTATTGACCTGGGCTCCCAGCTTTCAGAGCGGGAACGCAG CAGCCACGCAGACGAAGCCGAGCCTTGTCAAAGTACCCCGCCCCCTGCGGACCTCCACCCCTGGACCCTCAGGGCCCCCTTTTCTGCCGCTGAGCTGGATGCTCGTCTCGCTCAGTACGAGCAGAGAAcggaggatgaggatgaggaggaggaggaagaggagagaatCCCAGACCTTCAGAAAGATGACATGATGGCGAGGAGGACAGGTGTTTTCCAGAAACAAACACCGGCTGCAGTGAATCCTGCCCGTTTCCTGCCTCTGCCTGGCTCTAAGAAGCGCTGCACGCCAGGCGAGGTCACCACAGACGCTGCGCCGCGCAGCAAAAAACAAGTGcaggcagagaggaagaaggagCTGGGTGACAG ATTGGATCATCTGCATCCACGAGTTCCTAGGGAAACGCCTCAGGCACCTGAGTTGACAGCGATCCAATCAACGCCTCACGTGGCAGGCGAGCAGGATGACAGCGAGGATGAATATGGTGAAAACGAGCCTGTGCCTGACCTGGAGAAAGATGACATGATGGCTCGAAGGACCAGAAGCTTCCAAAAAGCGAGCGAGGTTAAAGCTAATCAGTGCTTCAATCAGTTCCTGCCTGTTCCTGGGTCAGTCAAACACAACATCAGCCCGGCACCCGCTGCGACGCAGCCACGCAGCTGGCCCAAACTCGAGGAAGACCCACACAGAGACAG gGTGAGCAGACGAGTTGCTTTTCAGTTAGGCAACGA GAGTGTGAGCATGGGAGACATGGGTAACGAGGAAGAGGTGGTGGGACACCTGCCGTCGCTGAGCCAGTCCCGATACGAGCGCATGCAAGAGCAGTACAACAATTTTCTGGAAGAGGAGGACCACTGGCAGGAT GACCTGGCTCGCTGGAAGAACCGCCGCCGCAGCGCATCACAGGAGCTGAtcaaaaaggaggaggagaggaagagaatTGAGAAAAGGATGAAGGACAAAGGAGGCGATGGCAACAAGAGGAAGAGCATTAAGACCTACAAGGAGATTGTGGAGGAGAA GGAGCGCAGGGAAGCTGAGCTGTGCGACGCCTACAGGAACGCAGCGACTCCGGAGGAGGCAGCGTTGGTTTTACAGCGTTACGCCCTCCGCTTCACCATCAGCGACGCAACGCTCGACAGCCTCAAACTGCCCAGGTCCACCTTGAAACCCAAACAGGACCTTGATCGGGCAGAGCGGGAGCACGAGCTCGCGTCACCCGATACTGACTCGGAGATGCTGGGACAACCGCACAAACCAGATCTGAGTGTTACAATAAACCAGAAAGAGGAACACGCACAACCTGAAGACATGGAGACAGATCCAACCCACGAAGAAGAGAAGTCCAGTGCCATCTCCGCCAGCTCCACAGCACCTGACAGCTCCCCCTCGATGGAAACGAACTCGCTAAACGTGCCACCTGAGTCGGTACATCATCAGGAGACTCGGCCGACAGAGTCGCCACCTGCGCCGCGGAAACAGCCGACTACAGAAGAGCCACGAGCCCAGACCAAAGACGCCTCGCCTCAGACAGCACAAGCGCAGCTGCAACCTGAACGCGTGATCCCCTCCCCTCCATCCGCGCCCTCCAGACCTCTCCCCCTGCTGGTAGCCAAGCCCTACTGCCAGCCCAGGAGCACCACCTCTGGACACAAACCCGTCAAG CTGGACGGGTTGGTGCGGGTAAACGGAGAGGCGACGGAGGATTTCCCCTCGCCGCGGGACatgctgcaggaaaacaaagacgtTTCCTCCGAGCGCACGGAGAGAAACGACCCCCCTAGGGAAGCTGTGGAAAAGCCAAGCGCCGCGGAGCAGCCAGCGCCTCCGCAGCCGGAAAAGTCGGCGTCGTTTCCAGGCTCTGCTATCAGCTCGTTGATCGGAGGCCGAAACTGTATCATCACGACTACGATTGTGACAGAGCTCACCCAGACCCGCGTGGAGCCGCTTCACCCAGACGCCCAGAGCAAAGAACAG GATGGGATGGCTGGTTTGTCGGACGCTTCGGCAGATGAGAAAACACCCGAGCCAGCTGCGTCGCCCAGCAGTAACGAGGAGTATTCTCCCACCGTCACAG AGGGGCTGGAGGAGAGCGGCGTGACG ATTGAGACCCCCATGTTGAACTTGGCTAAACGTGTTAATCACTGGGTCTGGGACCCCAATGAGGAGCGTAAACGCGTGGAAAGGTGGCAGCAGGAACAGGAGCGCCTCCTACAG GAGCAGTACCAGAGAGAacaggagaagctgaagaaggagtgGGAGATGGCCCAGCTGGAGGtgaaggaagaggagaggaaacacAACGAAGAG GAGAGACGGATCCTCGAGGAGACTGTCGCGCCCCTCAGCCCGTCCGGCGTGCTGCACCAGCAGGCCGGACACACGAACACGGTTCCATCggaaaacagcaacacagaGGGAGAACATGCGCCTCTGCAGCAGAACGGACAAAGAATCTCCACCGGCGGCGAGGAGCAGCACGCGTCCAAGCTGCATTTTTTCCAGG ATTCTTCTTGTGACGGAGAACCTTcgaaaaaacaagaactgtgGAAAACGGCCTCTCTGGACCGCAATCCTCAGCTGACCCAGACGCAGAGTGTTAAAAG ATCAGAATCACACAATGCTGTAACGAGTAAACAGCCCTCCTCCCCTCCAGCGCCTCAGCCTCCGTCTCCCAGCTG GTGTGTCAGCGGGAGGCGGCTGTGTTCCGGCTGCTCCAAACCTCTGGGAAAAGGAGCTGCCATGATCATCGACACGCTGGGGCTGTTCTTCCACATACAGTGTTTTAAG TGTGGAGCTTGCAGGAGGCAGATGGGGGACGCTACGACGGGGACTGACGTGCGGATTCGCAACGGGCAGCTGAGCTGTTATGAGTGCTACATCGCATCTCGGG gcAGAGGTCAGCCCACTACTCTATGA